A stretch of the Medicago truncatula cultivar Jemalong A17 chromosome 5, MtrunA17r5.0-ANR, whole genome shotgun sequence genome encodes the following:
- the LOC11437910 gene encoding upstream activation factor subunit UAF30 → MAVSMATGLLLSSSTLTLRTPRFAFHTSSSSSSSSSSSTLRMAPLRIVTSATVSQPPPTGGKIRGIMKPKKISPEMQDLVGQPEISRTQALKSIWAHIKEHNLQNPEKKRLIRCDEKLKKVFAGRDEVDMLEIAGLISPHFLN, encoded by the exons atggcGGTTTCAATGGCTACCGGactattattatcatcatctaCTTTAACTCTTAGGACTCCAAGGTTTGCGTTTcacacttcttcttcttcttcttcttcttcttcttcttctactttgCGGATGGCTCCACTCCGAATAGTTACTTCCGCCACCGTCTCTCAGCCTCCACCCACCGGTGGCAAAATTCGCGGTATCATGAAACCCAAAAAAATCTCCCCTGAGATGCAAGACCTCGTCGGCCAACCCGAGATTTCCCGAACCCAAGCCCTCAAGAGTATTTGGGCCCACATTAAGGAACACAATCTTCAG AACCCTGAGAAAAAGAGGCTTATTCGCTGTGACGAGAAGCTGAAGAAGGTATTTGCAGGGAGAGATGAAGTTGATATGCTTGAGATTGCTGGCTTGATTAGCCCTCACTTCCTTAATTGA
- the LOC11439091 gene encoding probable polyamine transporter At3g19553, with the protein MDDAKSNPKLTLLPLIALIFYEVSGGPFGVEDSVSTGGGPLLSLLGFFLFPLIWSVPEALVTAELATAFPHNGGYVLWISSSFGPFWGFQQGFWKWFSGVMDNALYPVLFLDYLKHSFPIFNLMLARIPALLGITFSLTYLNYRGLHIVGFSAVVLTIFSLLPFLAIFVLSVPKIRLSRWFVVDFNKVNWRGYFNNMFWNLNYWDKASTLAGEVDNPSKTFPKALFWGLLLVVCSYLIPLLAGTGALSSPPTEWADGYFSEVGMLIGGFWLKLWIQAAAAMSNLGLFEAEMSSDAFQLLGMSKMGLLPAVFSSRSKYGTPTISILFSATGVIFLSWMSFQQILEFLNFLYAIGMLLEFAAFITLRLKKPNLYRPFRVPFQTFGAAMLCLPPALLLILVMCLASLRTFFVSGAVVIVGFILYPILVQAKNKNWLLFEAEQLSSPSNGWHSIDSELVGHENKDTELPMSSPLPMVEEELSLMESDSNPK; encoded by the exons ATGGATGATGCCAAATCAAATCCAAAACTAACCTTATTACCTCTTATTGCTCTAATCTTCTACGAAGTCTCCGGCGGTCCATTCGGAGTTGAGGATTCTGTTAGTACCGGCGGTGGTCCTCTTCTATCCTTACTCGGTTTCTTCCTTTTCCCTCTCATTTGGAGCGTCCCTGAAGCTCTCGTCACCGCCGAACTTGCCACTGCTTTCCCTCACAACGGTGGCTATGTTCTTTGGATATCCTCTTCTTTTGGTCCCTTTTGGGGTTTTCAACAAGGTTTTTGGAAATGGTTCAGTGGTGTTATGGACAATGCTCTTTATCCTGTTTTGTTTCTTGATTACTTGAAACATTCTTTTCCTATTTTTAATCTTATGTTAGCCCGAATTCCTGCTCTCTTAGGGATCACTTTTTCTCTTACTTATTTGAATTACAGAGGTCTTCACATTGTTGGTTTCTCTGCTGTTGTTTTAACCATTTTTTCACTTTTACCCTTTCTTGCTATCTTTGTTCTTTCTGTTCCCAAAATCAGACTAAGCCGATGGTTTGTTGTCGATTTTAATAAGGTCAATTGGCGTGGTTACTTCAATAACATGTTTTGGAATTTGAATTATTGGGATAAGGCTAGTACACTTGCTGGAGAGGTTGATAATCCAAGTAAAACCTTTCCTAAAGCACTTTTTTGGGGGTTGCTTTTGGTGGTCTGTTCGTATTTGATTCCGTTGCTAGCAGGAACTGGTGCTTTGAGTTCCCCTCCAACTGAATGGGCTGATGGTTATTTTTCTGAAGTCGGGATGTTGATTGGTGGTTTTTGGCTTAAACTGTGGATTCAAGCTGCCGCTGCCATGTCTAACCTTGGATTGTTTGAAGCAGAAATGAGTAGTGATGCTTTTCAACTTCTTGGAATGAGCAAGATGGGATTGCTTCCAGCTGTATTCTCATCAAG GTCTAAGTATGGAACGCCGACTATTAGCATTTTGTTCTCTGCAACTGGAGTTATCTTCTTGTCATGGATGAGCTTTCAGCAAATACTGGAGTTCCTCAATTTCTTATATGCTATAGGAATGCTTCTTGAGTTTGCAGCTTTTATAACTTTGAGATTGAAGAAGCCAAATCTTTATAGACCTTTCAGAGTTCCGTTCCAAACATTTGGGGCGGCCATGCTTTGTTTGCCTCCTGCTCTGTTACTTATTCTTGTTATGTGTCTCGCTTCTTTGAGAACGTTCTTTGTAAGTGGAGCGGTAGTGATCGTTGGATTTATCTTGTACCCTATCTTGGTTCAAGCCAAGAATAAAAATTGGTTACTGTTTGAAGCGGAACAACTGTCATCACCTTCCAATGGTTGGCATTCAATTGATTCAGAACTGGTTGGTCATGAAAACAAGGACACAGAGCTTCCTATGAGCTCACCATTGCCTATGGTGGAAGAAGAATTGTCTTTAATGGAAAGTGATTCTAATCCAAAGTAG
- the LOC11440125 gene encoding leucine-rich repeat protein 2 — translation MVVGPVEEKQRVSLVNVYVCRILTSFLLPCLSLSFLTQKERMNMCSLIYLSVLLVLILPLPSSLSTNSEGNALHAFRTRLSDPNNVLQSWDPTLVNSCTWFHVTCDSNNHVIRLDLGNSNISGTLGPELAQLTHLQYLELYNNNIYGNIPNELGNLKNLISMDLYNNKFQGVIPNSFANLNSLKFLRLNNNKLTGPIPRQLTHLQNLKFFDVSNNDLCGTIPVDGNFGSFPAQSFENNGLNGPELKGLVPYDFGC, via the exons ATGGTGGTGGGGCCAGTAGAAGAGAAGCAACGCGTGAGTCTAGTCAATGTTTATGTCTGTCGTATTTTGACTTCCTTTCTTCTACcttgtctttct ctCTCTTTCTTAACTCAGAAAGAAAGAATGAATATGTGTAGTTTGATTTATCTGTCTGTGTTACTTGTCCTCATCCTTCCTCTCCCATCATCTCTTTCAACAAACTCTGAAGGTAACGCACTTCATGCTTTCAGAACCAGACTTTCTGATCCCAACAACGTCCTTCAAAGCTGGGACCCTACTCTTGTTAACTCATGTACTTGGTTCCATGTTACCTGCGACTCCAACAATCATGTTATTCGCTT aGACTTGGGCAATTCTAACATCTCTGGTACTTTGGGACCTGAATTGGCCCAACTAACCCACCTCCAATACCT GGAACTCTATAACAATAACATATATGGCAACATTCCCAACGAACTTGGTAACTTAAAGAACCTTATTAGTATGGATTTGTATAATAACAAATTTCAAGGTGTTATCCCTAACTCCTTTGCCAACTTGAACTCACTTAAATTCCT ACGCTTAAACAACAACAAGCTTACAGGACCCATTCCAAGACAACTCACTCACCTTCAAAATCTTAAATTCTT TGATGTTTCCAATAATGACCTCTGTGGAACAATACCAGTAGATGGCAACTTTGGATCTTTCCCAGCACAAAG TTTTGAAAATAACGGACTCAACGGCCCAGAACTGAAAGGACTGGTTCCTTATGATTTTGGATGCTAA
- the LOC11439590 gene encoding uncharacterized protein: protein MGRSNMFIHLRRTAKGAENTTGICRYLGREVGSKQLLVDQKTKSGSLGKKAVVDSTSSYSSCWVPHPRTGIYFPVGHEWVMEDVPDGAATFSETCYFRN from the exons ATGGGAAGATCAAACATGTTCATACATCTCCG GAGAACAGCTAAGGGAGCGGAGAATACTACTGGGATCTGCAGATACTTAGGAAGAGAAGTTGGGTCGAAGCAGCTGCTGGTTGATCAAAAGACAAAGAGTGGTAGTTTAGGGAAGAAGGCAGTAGTGGattcaacatcatcatattcaaGTTGCTGGGTTCCACACCCAAGGACTGGAATTTACTTCCCTGTTGGCCATGAATGGGTAATGGAAGATGTTCCTGATGGTGCTGCCACCTTCTCCGAGACCTGTTACTTCAGAAACTAA